DNA from Campylobacter sp. RM5004:
ACGGCTTTCCACTTGAAGGCGATGTAAGATATGATGCGTATAAAACAAAGGGCTGCGTTGTTATGACAAATGATGTGCTTCTTGATTTTGAAGCTATCGTAAAGACAAATAAAACCTATGTTTTAATAAATGAAAAAGGCATAATGACTACAAATGCTGATGAAATAGCAACTCTTTTAGCTGATTTATTTGATTGGAAAAATGCTTGGACGAATAATGATGTTAATACATATTTAAGTTATTACAATGATGATTTTATTAAATACGATGGAGTTAAAATGGCTCAATTTAAAGAGCAAAAAAGAGCTATTTTTAGTAGAAATCAGCAAAAAACAATAAAGTTTAAAGATATAAATATAGCTCCATATCCTAATTTAGAGCAAAGAAAAATATTTAAAATTACATTTTATGAAAACTACGCAACATCAACATATAATTTTAACGGAGAAAAAACTTTATATGTTGAATTGCTAAATAACAAAATGTCAATTTTAACGGAACAATAATGGCTTT
Protein-coding regions in this window:
- a CDS encoding L,D-transpeptidase family protein, with protein sequence MKKIIILLLSISLYADNLLQLYLKDGIKAVEAKLESSLADASFWKTQLQGLDLKYGYYSNDSMIVVVDKDKQKLVLFEQKNNKLTPKFEQSVITGLMGNKNKEGDLKTPIGFYEVLNKMVPPDTYYGPWAFVLNYPNLYDKVRKKTGSGIWIHGFPLEGDVRYDAYKTKGCVVMTNDVLLDFEAIVKTNKTYVLINEKGIMTTNADEIATLLADLFDWKNAWTNNDVNTYLSYYNDDFIKYDGVKMAQFKEQKRAIFSRNQQKTIKFKDINIAPYPNLEQRKIFKITFYENYATSTYNFNGEKTLYVELLNNKMSILTEQ